The following coding sequences are from one Verrucosispora sp. WMMD573 window:
- a CDS encoding histidine triad nucleotide-binding protein, which produces MGSDCLFCRIVDGEIPATVVRETPTTLAFRDIDPKAPVHVLVIPKEHYADVATLGQGDPGLAGEVLATAAAVAEDEGLLGDGFRLMFNTGAYGGQEVFHVHAHVLGGAPLGPMLARNLG; this is translated from the coding sequence ATGGGAAGCGACTGTCTGTTCTGCCGCATCGTCGACGGAGAGATTCCGGCCACCGTGGTCCGTGAGACACCCACCACGCTCGCCTTCCGCGACATCGACCCGAAGGCACCGGTGCACGTGCTGGTCATTCCGAAGGAGCACTACGCCGACGTGGCCACGCTGGGCCAGGGTGATCCGGGGCTGGCCGGCGAGGTGCTGGCCACCGCCGCCGCGGTGGCCGAGGACGAGGGCCTGCTCGGCGACGGGTTCCGGCTGATGTTCAACACCGGAGCGTACGGCGGCCAGGAGGTCTTCCACGTGCACGCCCACGTGCTCGGCGGCGCCCCCCTCGGCCCGATGCTGGCCCGGAACCTCGGATGA
- a CDS encoding DUF4870 domain-containing protein: protein MTEPPRPPDSGDEPTTPLSGSPGQGGYPPPGGYPPPTGDQPPPAGYPPPGSYPPPGGYPPPPGAPGVGYPTGGYGAPGGGYANNEDKTWALIAHFGGPLGVVVGGGLFGWVAPLIAMMARGQQSPIVRAHSVAALNFQLTWAVAGVLSWVLATITCGILFFVPILVAIVPLIFGIIGGVKANEGVLYQYPMTYAFVKR, encoded by the coding sequence ATGACTGAACCACCTCGTCCCCCGGACTCCGGCGACGAACCCACGACACCACTGTCCGGTTCGCCTGGCCAGGGCGGCTATCCCCCGCCCGGCGGCTATCCCCCTCCCACCGGCGACCAGCCGCCGCCGGCCGGCTACCCACCACCCGGCAGCTACCCGCCGCCGGGCGGTTACCCGCCCCCACCCGGAGCCCCCGGTGTCGGCTACCCGACCGGCGGTTACGGCGCTCCTGGCGGTGGCTACGCCAACAACGAGGACAAGACCTGGGCCCTGATCGCGCACTTCGGCGGCCCGCTCGGCGTGGTCGTCGGCGGCGGGCTCTTCGGCTGGGTGGCGCCACTGATCGCGATGATGGCCCGCGGGCAGCAGTCCCCGATCGTCCGGGCGCACTCGGTGGCCGCGCTGAACTTCCAGCTCACCTGGGCGGTCGCTGGCGTGCTGAGCTGGGTGCTCGCCACGATCACCTGCGGCATCCTGTTCTTCGTGCCGATCCTCGTCGCGATCGTGCCGTTGATCTTCGGCATCATCGGCGGGGTCAAGGCCAACGAGGGCGTGCTCTACCAGTACCCGATGACCTACGCGTTCGTGAAGCGCTGA
- the dnaJ gene encoding molecular chaperone DnaJ, translating into MARDYYGILGVSKGASDDEIKRAYRKLARQFHPDVNPDPEAQEKFKDINAAYEVLSDDRKRQIVDLGGDPLAPGGGGPGGPGGPGGAGPFVGFQDIMDAFFGGATGAGRGPRPRTRPGADAILRLELDLQETAFGVEAPITVDTAVLCTTCSGAGTAAGTHLATCEACGGRGEVQSVQRTFLGQVVSARPCTVCQGYGTTIPSPCPTCAGDGRVRTRRSLTVKIPAGVEDGMRIRLAQQGEVGPGGGTAGDLYVEIHERPHDVFSRKGDDLHCRVTVPMTAAALGTRLTIKALDSEEPVDVKPGTQPGSTLRLRARGVPHLRGAGRGDLYVHLDVRTPTKLDAEQERMLREFAKTRGEEVAELTKQGGFFSRMRDAFNGHA; encoded by the coding sequence GTGGCCAGGGACTACTACGGCATTCTCGGCGTGAGCAAGGGTGCCTCCGATGACGAGATCAAGCGCGCCTACCGCAAGTTGGCGCGCCAGTTCCATCCGGACGTGAATCCGGATCCGGAGGCACAGGAGAAGTTCAAGGACATCAACGCCGCGTACGAGGTTCTCTCGGACGATCGGAAACGGCAGATCGTCGACCTGGGCGGGGACCCGCTGGCCCCCGGCGGGGGCGGACCCGGCGGTCCGGGTGGCCCCGGCGGGGCCGGTCCCTTCGTCGGCTTCCAGGACATCATGGACGCGTTCTTCGGCGGAGCCACGGGCGCCGGGCGAGGCCCGCGTCCGCGCACCCGCCCGGGCGCCGATGCGATCCTGCGCCTGGAGCTGGACCTTCAGGAGACCGCCTTCGGCGTCGAGGCGCCGATCACCGTCGACACCGCCGTGCTCTGCACCACCTGCTCCGGCGCCGGCACCGCCGCCGGCACCCACCTGGCCACCTGCGAGGCCTGCGGTGGCCGGGGCGAGGTGCAGTCGGTGCAGCGCACCTTCCTCGGGCAGGTGGTCTCCGCCCGGCCGTGCACGGTCTGCCAGGGCTACGGCACCACCATCCCGAGCCCCTGCCCGACCTGCGCCGGCGACGGCCGGGTGCGCACCCGCCGTTCGCTGACCGTCAAGATCCCCGCCGGGGTGGAGGACGGCATGCGGATCCGCCTCGCCCAGCAGGGCGAGGTCGGCCCGGGCGGCGGCACCGCCGGGGACCTCTACGTGGAGATCCACGAACGGCCACACGACGTCTTCTCCCGCAAGGGGGACGACCTGCACTGCCGGGTCACCGTGCCGATGACGGCCGCCGCGCTCGGCACCCGGCTGACCATCAAGGCGCTCGACAGCGAGGAGCCGGTCGACGTCAAGCCGGGCACCCAGCCGGGCAGCACCCTGCGGCTGCGGGCCCGCGGCGTACCGCACCTGCGCGGCGCCGGGCGCGGCGACCTCTACGTCCACCTGGACGTGCGTACCCCGACCAAGCTCGACGCCGAGCAGGAGCGGATGCTGCGCGAGTTCGCCAAGACCCGCGGCGAGGAGGTCGCCGAGCTGACCAAGCAGGGTGGCTTCTTCTCCCGGATGCGCGACGCCTTCAACGGCCACGCCTGA
- the hrcA gene encoding heat-inducible transcriptional repressor HrcA, translating into MGLDDRKLAVLRAIVEDYVATQEPVGSKSLVERHQLGVSPATVRNDMAVLEEEGYIRQPHTSAGRVPTDRGYRLFVDRLSRVKPLSPAERRAIERFLAGAVDLDDVVHRTVRLLAQLTRQVAVVQYPSLARSRVRHLELVPISTTRLMLVMIADTGRVEQRLVELPAPVLADDVLDLRRLVNEKLVGVRLSETPPLVQTLIDDSVPHLRAAMATLSTVLLETLVERHEERLALAGTANLARGGLLDFQGSLRPILEALEEEVVLLKLIGEVEPSTLRVRIGDENEIDNLRAASVVSTGYGPGATIVGGMGVLGPTRMDYPGTIATVRAVARYVGELLAQN; encoded by the coding sequence ATGGGTCTGGACGACCGGAAGCTCGCCGTGCTCCGGGCGATCGTCGAGGACTACGTCGCCACCCAGGAGCCGGTCGGCAGCAAGTCACTTGTCGAGCGGCACCAACTCGGCGTCTCGCCGGCCACGGTCCGAAACGACATGGCCGTGCTGGAGGAAGAGGGCTACATCCGTCAGCCGCACACCAGCGCCGGGCGGGTGCCCACCGACCGTGGCTACCGACTGTTCGTCGACCGGCTGAGCCGGGTCAAGCCGCTCAGCCCGGCCGAGCGCCGGGCGATCGAGCGCTTCCTGGCCGGCGCCGTCGACCTGGACGATGTGGTGCACCGCACAGTGCGGCTGCTGGCGCAGTTGACCCGGCAGGTCGCCGTCGTGCAGTACCCGAGCCTGGCCCGGTCCCGGGTGCGGCACCTGGAACTGGTGCCGATCTCCACCACCCGGCTGATGCTGGTGATGATCGCCGACACCGGCCGGGTCGAGCAGCGGCTGGTGGAGCTGCCCGCACCGGTCCTCGCCGACGACGTGCTGGACCTGCGCCGGCTGGTCAACGAGAAACTGGTGGGTGTCCGCCTGTCGGAGACCCCGCCGCTGGTGCAGACGCTCATCGACGACTCCGTGCCGCACCTGCGCGCGGCGATGGCCACCCTGTCCACGGTGCTGCTGGAGACACTCGTCGAACGACACGAGGAGCGGCTCGCGCTGGCCGGCACCGCCAACCTCGCCCGGGGCGGCCTGCTCGACTTCCAGGGCTCGTTGCGTCCGATCCTCGAAGCGCTTGAGGAGGAGGTCGTGCTGCTCAAGCTCATTGGCGAGGTGGAGCCGAGCACACTGCGGGTGCGCATCGGCGACGAGAACGAGATCGACAACCTACGGGCGGCCTCCGTGGTCAGCACGGGGTACGGCCCGGGCGCGACAATCGTCGGGGGGATGGGCGTGCTGGGACCGACCCGGATGGACTACCCCGGAACCATCGCCACGGTGAGGGCCGTGGCACGCTACGTGGGCGAGCTGCTGGCCCAGAACTGA
- a CDS encoding 16S rRNA (uracil(1498)-N(3))-methyltransferase yields MSAPLFLVESLPTAASMVLDGPEGHHAATVQRLRVGEQVLLADGRGGTATAVVSAVGRGTLDLDVTDRGYVDAANPRLVVVQGIAKGDRGELAVQAMTEAGVDEIVPWAAGRSVVQWRGDRGVRARSRWVATTREATKQARRAWLPVVAGAPDETTTSVTRRIAGAAGRYVLHEEATDRLTTVELPEHGEIVLVVGPEGGITPAELSAFQEAGARPVRLGSSVLRTSTAGVAALAVLATRLLRW; encoded by the coding sequence GTGTCCGCCCCGCTGTTCCTGGTCGAGTCGCTGCCCACCGCCGCCTCGATGGTGCTGGACGGCCCCGAGGGCCACCATGCCGCGACCGTGCAGCGGCTGCGCGTCGGCGAGCAGGTGCTGCTCGCCGACGGGCGAGGCGGCACGGCCACCGCCGTGGTCAGCGCCGTCGGCCGGGGCACCCTCGACCTCGACGTGACCGACCGGGGGTACGTCGACGCGGCGAACCCGCGGCTGGTGGTGGTCCAGGGCATCGCCAAGGGCGACCGGGGTGAGCTGGCCGTGCAGGCCATGACCGAGGCGGGCGTGGACGAGATAGTCCCCTGGGCGGCGGGCCGCTCGGTGGTGCAGTGGCGCGGCGACCGGGGCGTACGGGCCCGCAGCCGGTGGGTAGCGACCACCCGGGAGGCGACGAAGCAGGCCCGGCGGGCGTGGCTGCCGGTGGTGGCGGGGGCACCGGACGAGACCACCACATCGGTGACGCGCCGGATCGCCGGGGCGGCGGGCCGGTACGTGCTGCACGAGGAGGCGACGGACCGGCTGACCACCGTCGAACTGCCGGAGCACGGCGAGATCGTGCTGGTGGTGGGGCCGGAGGGTGGCATCACCCCGGCCGAGTTGTCGGCCTTCCAGGAAGCCGGTGCCCGACCGGTGCGGCTCGGCTCCTCGGTGCTGCGCACCTCCACCGCCGGGGTGGCTGCCCTGGCGGTCCTCGCCACCCGCCTGCTGCGGTGGTGA